From the genome of Suricata suricatta isolate VVHF042 chromosome 3, meerkat_22Aug2017_6uvM2_HiC, whole genome shotgun sequence, one region includes:
- the RGS2 gene encoding regulator of G-protein signaling 2 — protein sequence MQSAMFLAVQHDCGSMDKSAGSSPKSEEKREKMKRTLLKDWKTRLSYFLQNSSSPGKPKNGKKSKQQTFIKPSPEEAQLWSEAFDELLASKYGLAAFRAFLKSEFCEENIEFWLACEDFKKTKSPQKLSSKARKIYTDFIEKEAPKEINIDFQTKSLIAQNIQEATSGCFTTAQKRVYSLMENNSYPRFLESEFYQDLCKKPQIATEAHAT from the exons atgcaaaGTGCCATGTTCCTGGCTGTCCAGCACGATTGCGGATCCATGGACAAGAGCGCAGGCAGCAGCCCTAAGAgcgaggagaagagggagaaaatgaagcGGACCCT attaaaagatTGGAAGACCCGTTTGAGCTACTTCTTGCAAAATTCATCCTCTCCTGGGAAGCCCAAAAATGGCAAGAAAAGCAAACAGCAAACCTTCATCAA GCCTTCCCCTGAGGAAGCACAACTGTGGTCAGAAGCATTTGATGAGTTGCTAGCCAGTAAAT ATGGTCTTGCTGCATTCAGGGCATTTTTAAAATCCGAATTTTGTGAAGAAAATATTGAATTCTGGCTGGCCTGTGAAGACTTCAAAAAAACCAAGTCACCCCAAAAGCTATCCTCAAAAGCAAGGAAAATCTATACTGATTTCATAGAAAAAGAAGCTCCAAAAGAG ataaacataGACTTTCAAACCAAAAGTCTGATTGCCCAAAACATACAAGAGGCCACAAGCGGCTGCTTTACAACTGCCCAGAAAAGGGTCTACAGCTTGATGGAGAACAACTCTTATCCTCGTTTCTTGGAGTCGGAATTCTACCAGGACTTGTGTAAGAAGCCACAGATCGCCACAGAGGCCCATGCTACATGA